One Phaseolus vulgaris cultivar G19833 chromosome 4, P. vulgaris v2.0, whole genome shotgun sequence DNA window includes the following coding sequences:
- the LOC137837468 gene encoding peroxidase 12-like: MARVSSLFHSLFLISSLLLASQTLVSSRTLEKRPPLVPGLSWNYYFPLECPNLEWIIRTNLQKAFKKNTGLAPGILRLFFHDCFANGCDASILLNAPDGKDEKSHPANIGIRPEALQAIEELRSLIYKLCLPVVSCSDILVVAAREAVRQLGGPDFDVPLGRKDSLTFDLNGPNNLPPPFFRTDQLLEVFGKRNFDATDVVALSGAHTYGRAHCSSLANRTIESDPPIDPDFKNKLVATCPTPASSNTVDLDARTPTKFDNMYYINLLNRQGVFTSDQDLASHPQTKEIVNQFASNQMEFFDRFEDAFVKVSQIDVITSRQGKGEIRDRCFVPNEKVSVEAVVVEKVVEFAEAGSFVF, encoded by the exons ATGGCTAGGGTTAGTTCTTTGTTTCactcattgttcttaatttcttcCCTTCTATTGGCTTCTCAAACCCTTGTCTCATCTAGGACATTAGAAAAAAGACCTCCCCTTGTCCCTGGACTATCATGGAATTACTATTTTCCTTTAGAATGTCCCAATCTTGAATGGATTATAAGGACTAATTTGCAGAAAGCCTTCAAGAAGAATACAGGATTAGCTCCTGGCATACTTCGACTCTTCTTCCATGACTGTTTTGCTAAT ggTTGTGACGCGTCTATACTGTTGAATGCACCAGATGGAAAGGATGAAAAGAGTCATCCTGCTAACATTGGTATAAGGCCAGAGGCCCTTCAAGCCATTGAAGAACTTCGAAGTCTCATTTACAAGCTGTGTCTGCCAGTTGTTTCTTGTTCAGACATCCTTGTTGTTGCAGCACGTGAAGCTGTTCGCCAA TTGGGAGGCCCAGATTTCGATGTGCCCCTGGGAAGGAAAGACAGCCTCACGTTCGACCTAAACGGACCCAACAACCTCCCGCCGCCATTCTTCCGAACCGACCAGCTCCTGGAAGTCTTCGGCAAGCGAAACTTCGACGCCACCGACGTGGTCGCCCTCTCCGGCGCCCACACCTACGGAAGGGCTCACTGCTCCTCTCTGGCGAACAGAACCATCGAATCTGACCCACCCATCGACCCGGACTTCAAGAACAAGCTAGTGGCAACGTGTCCCACGCCCGCTTCATCGAACACCGTGGACCTGGACGCGCGCACCCCGACCAAGTTCGACAACATGTACTACATCAACCTGCTGAACCGGCAGGGTGTGTTCACCTCGGACCAGGACCTGGCAAGCCACCCCCAGACGAAGGAGATCGTGAACCAGTTTGCCTCAAACCAGATGGAGTTCTTCGATAGATTCGAGGACGCGTTTGTGAAGGTGAGCCAGATCGACGTCATCACGAGTCGTCAGGGGAAGGGGGAGATTCGCGACAGGTGCTTCGTCCCCAATGAGAAGGTTTCGGTGGAGGCTGTGGTGGTGGAGAAAGTGGTGGAGTTCGCAGAGGCAGGTTcttttgtgttttga